The proteins below are encoded in one region of Lactuca sativa cultivar Salinas chromosome 3, Lsat_Salinas_v11, whole genome shotgun sequence:
- the LOC111879082 gene encoding glycosyltransferase BC10 has product MYPFIFNCSLDQAKGSVYQWGQLTGSLSTNKQKQLTRNYDEKSTTCFIYLTYVQNVDAANYSIYAHSEPGFIFDETTTRSSFFYNRQLSNSIKVIWGESTMIEAERLLLQAALENPANQRFLLLSDSCVPLYNFTYIYNYLMGSSKSFVDSFLDMKEGRYNPRMSSIIPMRKWRKGSQWNALIRSHAKVLLDFDVFFPVLK; this is encoded by the exons ATGTACCCATTCATCTTCAACTGCTCATTAGATCAAGCTAAGGGATCAGTATATCAATGGGGGCAATTGACGGGATCTTTGTCGACAAATAAGCAGAAGCAGCTCACGAG AAACTATGATGAAAAGAGCACCACCTGTTTCATCTATTTAACATATGTGCAGAATGTTGATGCAGCGAATTACTCAATTTATGCTCATTCGGAGCCTGGTTTCATATTCGATGAGACCACCACAAGGTCCAGCTTCTTCTACAATCGACAGTTAAGCAACAGCATCAAGGTAAT TTGGGGTGAATCAACCATGATTGAAGCCGAAAGATTGCTTCTTCAAGCAGCTCTTGAAAATCCAGCAAACCAGAGATTTCTTCTCTTATCAGACAG CTGTGTTCCCTTGTACAATTTTACCTATATTTACAACTATCTCATGGGCTCTTCTAAAAGTTTTGTGGACAG CTTTCTTGATATGAAAGAAGGTCGCTATAATCCTAGGATGTCTTCTATTATACCAATGAGGAAATGGCGAAAAGGCTC tcaaTGGAATGCTTTAATTCGAAGCCATGCAAAAGTT ttgttagattttgatgttttctttcccgttttgaaa
- the LOC128132776 gene encoding uncharacterized protein LOC128132776: MPRSTRTGELLYNPEIEREAKRLKKLAKQAKQQQLVQVSSSSSDTDTEPNSPIVGHSFEDIPFENHIAMNHIPPHNPNANPINQDANTPPHQPRQQPQEPLIDMPPWNQAHPQNQPNYQPPQSQNQNFHQNNQPQNNAFQVQQVHYPNQPNYQHPQMYQNPMYPQ, encoded by the coding sequence ATGCCTAGGTCTACAAGAACCGGTGAACTACTCTACAATCCGGAAATTGAAAGAGaagcaaaaaggttgaaaaagttagccaaacaagcaaagcaacaacaactaGTTCAAGTTTCTTCCTCTTCAAGTGATACCGATACCGAGCCGAATTCTCCAATTGTTGGTCATTCCTTTGAAGACATTCCGTTTGAAAACCACATAGCCATGAATCACAttccacctcacaatcccaaTGCAAACCCAATCAATCAAGATGCTAATACCCCACCCCATCAACCAAGACAACAACCACAAGAACCTCTCATTGATATGCCACCTTGGAATCAAGCCCATCCTCAAAACCAACCCAATTATCAACCACCACAATCGCAAAACCAAAACTTCCACCAAAACAATCAACCTCAAAACAATGCTTTTCAAGTTCAACAAGTACATTacccaaatcaacccaattaccaacaCCCTCAAATGTACCAAAACCCAATGTACCCACAATAA
- the LOC128132777 gene encoding uncharacterized protein LOC128132777 — MEQRGKLPSQTEKNPNVSAITLRRGKTLGESNPKRVSREEEDEVIMVEPSKVVAPPKEPVVPNVDQPDSSNKPIKPLVIPPPFPSRLAFSMKIEEENELFETFRKVQINIPLLNAIKQIPSYAKFLKDLCTKKRKLKANEKIQVNANVSAVIQKKLPPKCKGPGIFSIPCTIGDLHVESAMLDLGASINVMPYSVFQSLNVGPLEETGVIIQLADKSSVSPRGVLEDVLVQVNQLVFSADFYVIDLEEKTPSKSSMILLRIPFMHTAHTIIDVHKGKITMEFDGETIHFNIFEGMRYPSNISPLYWVDVLEPINRISPNVCTNKVIMEYDCNPKREPQRRLDPPMMEVVKKKIIKMFKRFKEKKMAFHDKHITQKHFIPGQKVLLYHSRLKLFLGKLRSR; from the coding sequence ATGGAACAAAGGGGAAAACTTCCATCTCAAACCGAGAAGAACCCCAATGTGAGTGCAATAACTTTAAGAAGGGGGAAAACACTCGGAGAAAGCAACcctaaaagagtttcaagagaagaagaagatgaagtcaTCATGGTTGAaccttcaaaagttgtagctcCCCCAAAGGAACCGGTTGTGCCAAACGTTGATCAACCCGACTCTTCCAACAAACCCATCAAACCATTGGTCATACCACCTCCCTTCCCCTCCCGGTTAGCCTTTTCCATGAAGATAGAGGAAGAAAATGAATTATTTGAAACTTTTCGCAAGGTCCAAATCAACATTCCACTATTGAATGCCATTAAGCAAATTCCAAGTTATGCAAAATTCCTCAAGGATTTATGCACCAAGAAGAGAAAACTCAAGGCAAATGAAAAGATTCAAGTCAATGCAAATGTGTCTGCAGTTATCCAAAAGAAGTTACCTCCCAAATGCAAGGGTCCGGGAATATTTTCTATCCCTTGTACCATTGGTGATTTGCATGTCGAAAGTGCTATGTTAGATCTTGGAGCCTCGATCAATGTGATGCCatattcggtttttcaatctctcAATGTTGGACCTTTGGAAGAAACTGGAGTAATCATTCAATTAGCAGACaagtcaagtgtgtctccaagaggAGTGTTGGAGGATGTGTTAGTACAAGTTAATCAACTTGTTTTTTCGGCGGATTTTTAtgtcattgatcttgaagagaagaCTCCTTCCAAATCATCTATGATCCTCCTTCGAATACCTTTCATGCATACCGCTCACACAATCATTGATGTCCATAAAGGAAAGATAACTATGGAGTTTGATGGAGaaaccattcacttcaacatCTTTGAAGGAATGAGGTACCCTAGTAACATTTCTCCATTGTATTGGGTTGATGTGCTTGAGCCAATAAACAGGATAAGCCCTAATGTATGCACAAACAAGGTAATCATGGAATATGATTGTAATCCTAAGAGGGAACCTCAAAGAAGATTGGATCCTCCAATGATGGAAGTGGTCAAGAAGAAGATAATTAAAATGTTCAAAAGGTTCAAAGAGAAGAAAATGGCATTTCATGACAAGCACATAACCCAAAAACACTTTATTCCGGGTCAAAAAGTTCTTCTTTATCATTCACGCTTAAAGCTATTCCTGGGAAAATTGCGATCTCGATGA